The stretch of DNA TGTTTCCGCTTGTGGATTgattattatgttataatatgACTTTGTATTTTGAATAGCTAAGGGATACTATCGAGACTTAGAATGATGTAATTGAGTATGATTTGGAAATCTCAAGGTGAGATGATTGTATGTGATTGTAGAGATAATGTTGTTGTCTGTATAATGTTGGGAGGTTTGAAATGGTatgtctatccctacactcaaagcattgttcatactcaaatagagaagaacaatGTGAGTCGTGAGAGTAGAGAGAGGTCTCTGTCTATAGTCTtggagtttagacatagacagattggggatttaccttgcatagtgttggggatgggccagctgaactatgcaagtgcaaagacgaccaatagCTAGACAGTTATACAAAGATTCGGATGAGTCATGTCCAATAATTTGATGCATGGTGTGTTTGGTACACTTTGCTTGTTcgttttaatatgtaattaagcATGATGACTTGAATGACTGTACTATAGGTATATTGTTTGtttatctagctcacccttgcttttcTGTTGTTTGTTGCTTGTGTATGCTTTCTCTTccgatgatcatccatttgggTTGGAGAAGATATGGTTGAGGAGGTCTCCTTGGAGCAAGTGTTGGAGGACACTGATGCTGCTCCTTAGTTCTCCGTAGgatttctatatttaatttggTGTATTTTGGATCACTCTaatttgtttaagtttcaaattatgTCCTCTTTTATGGATGACTGTAATATCAACCATTGCATTACTATTCCATTCTGATTGTTCTCTTTATTTGAATGGTGACGTCTTGattatatgattaatattattatatgttagggttttcacatttatggtatcagagcagtttctATCCTTAGACAAATTCCATAAGTTGTGTGTGCTTTGATGTTTGCTTGTGTACCCTTAGCATGTCTAGGAAATTGTTCTATCTCTTTGAACTTGATTAATGGTTTCTCCTATCTGTGTGAACAGAGAAATGGCGCCTtgacctcctcctcctccaccccCTCAACCGAAGCCTACGGAGCAAGTCAGGATGCTAGAGATTATGCTCCAAACACTGCAACAACAAAACGTTACATTGGTGCAACAGAACACCATTGCTCTACAGAATCTGGAAGCTGCAAGGGTGGCGGCTGAGAATGCAAGGGTGTCATCTGAAGACACCCAGAGGCACTTTATGGAGATGCTGGCCAGTGACAGACCCACTCCAGGTGCTTCCTCTTCTGCTGCTCCTGTACAGGAGTGGAACTTGGAGAGTTTTCTTCAACATCACCCCACCAGATTCACTGGGAAGTGTAGCCTAGATGAAGCCGACCACTGGTTTAGGGACATGGAGCGGATTTATGAAGGCAAGAGATGCCCTGATGAGAACAAATTGGCTTATACTCAATACTTGCTTATTGGAGAGGCTGGCCACTGGTGGAGCAGCCTGAAGATGATTCTGGAGAGGAACAAGACTCCTAGCACTTGGGAACTGTTCAAGACTAAGTTTTACACAGAGTATTTCCCTGATAGTGTGAGGCATGATAAGGAGATAGAGTTTCTCCAGCTGGTTCAGGGAAACATGACGGTTGTTGAGTATGTTGACAGGTTTAAACATCTCCTCCGTTTTTACTCCATGGCCATAGATGAAGAATGGCAATGCAGGAAATTTGAGAACGGTCTAAGAGGAGACGTCAAGCTGCTTGTAAAGGGGCTCCGTATTCATGAGTTCCCTACTTTGGTNGAGATGGCCAGAGTGNTGGAGAAGACCAAGAAAGAGGCTGAAGGACANCAGAGTCAGCCTACTAGGAGTGGGGGACCATCTGGGTCTCGTGGTGGAGTTAGTGCTAGGAGGGCCCCATACTCTAGACCATCACTTTCTTCTGGGTCTAAGGGTTCATCCTCCCAGCCATCAGTGCAGTCAGGACCGGCTAGGTCATCTGGCACAGTTAGGTGCTTCGCGTGTGGAGGGCCTCATTACAGGAACAACTGCCCTCATGTGAATGTTGCAAGGAAGCGTTTCAGGTGTGGGAAAGAGGGGAACTTTGCTGTTGAGTGCACCTCTGTTATAGGGACAGGACCTTAGACGCAGAGGGTTGGTTCATCTCAGCCCAGGGGAGGTGGTAGACCTCAAGCGACCGACAGAGTATATGCCATGACCGAATCAGAGGCAGTCAGCTCAGGTAACCTCATTATCAGCTGTTGCTTGCTTTTTGGAGTGCCTTGTGTGGTATTATTTGATTCAGGGGCAACACACTCCTTCATATCGGAGGCATGTGTTGAAAAGTTGGGTTTAGAAGTAGAAGAGTTGAACCTTGATCTGGTGGTGTCTACACCAGCATCGGGGTTAGTTAGGACGTCTTCCATGTGTGTCCGTTGTCCAACCGATGTAGAGGGGCATTGGTTCAAGGTAAATCTCATTTGTTTACCTTTGCAAGGGTTAGAGGTGATCTTAGGAATGGATTGGTTATCCGCCAATCGCATTCTTATCGACTGTGGTAACAAAGAGCTAATATTTCCGAAAGAAGATGAAGACATGTCTTTGTCACTTGGTGTGCTAAGACAAGATATCATAGAAGGCGCCTGTTGCTTCTTGATAATGACGCATATGGAAGTGACTCAGGAACTAGGGTCATCGGTTTCAGAGACTCAAGGTGTGAACCTCGCAGTAGTGAGcgacttcttggatgttttccctGAAGAGGTTCCAGGTTTACCTTCTCCACGTGAAGTGGAGTTCTCTATTCATTTGGTCTCAAGAGCAGGACCAATTTCTATAGCTCCTTATAGAATGGCTCCAGCAGAACTGGCAGAGTTAAAGAAGCATATTGAAGAGCTGTTAGACAAACAATTTATCTGGCCCAGTGCTTCGCCTTGGGGAGCACCAGTATTGCtagtgaagaagaaggatggtaGCTCTAGGTTGTGTGTTGACTATCGACAATTGAACAAACTGACTATCAAGAACAAGTACCCATTGCCGAGGATAGATGACTTGATGGATTAGTTGCATGGAGCTGCGGTGTTCTCTAAAATTGATTTGAGGTCGGGTTATCACCAGATCTTGGTGAAAGCGGATGATGTGCAGAAGACGACGTTCAGGTCTAGATATGGTCACTATGAGTATGTAGTTATGCCCTTTGGGGTGACTAATGCTCCAACCATTTTCATGGACTACATGAAAAGGATTTTTAGACCCTTCTTATACAAGTTTGTTGTTGTCTTCATAGATGACATACTTGTCTATTCTAAGACGCGGGAAGATCATGAAGAACACCTGAGGACAGTGCTTGGGGtgcttagagaaagaaaattatatgcCAAGCTGTCCAAATGTGAGTTTTGGATGGATGAAGTTCACTTTCTAGGCCATGTGATTTCAGTTGGAGGGATTGTTGTTGATCCAGCTAAGGTGTAGGTCGTGGTTCAATGGGAAAGGCCTAAGACAGTGACTGAAGTCAAAAGCTTTGTAGGTTTGGCGGGCTACTATCAGCGGTTTATTGAAAACTTCTCTCGGATTGTAGACACAACTTACTAGGAAAGATAAACCTTTTGTGTGGACTGATTGGTGTGAGACTAGCTTTCATGAGCTAAAGCAAAGGTTGACTAGTGCACCAGTGTTGGTTATCCCTGATATAGGTAAACACTTTGAGGTTTTCTATGATGCATCCCATCAGGGCTTTGGGTATGTACTGATGCAGGAGAAAATAGTTGTATCCTATGCTTCTAGACAACTCAAAGTCCATGAGAAGAACTACCCCACTCATGACTTGGAGTTGGCGGCCGTGGTATTTTCCTTGAAGATTTGTAGGCATTATCTGTATGGTGCTCAGTTTCATGTATTCAGTGATCATAAAAGCTTGAAGTACCTCTTTGATCAGAAGGAACTGAATATGAGACAAAGGAGGTGGTTAGCGTTTTTGAAGGATTATGATTTTGATCTCCTATACCACCCTGGGAAGGAGAATGTTGTGGCAGATGCATTCAATAGGAAGTCAATTCATGTTTCAACTTTAATGGTTAGAGAGTTGGAGCTAGTAGAAAGCTTTAGAGATCTAAAGTTGTAGCTGAAATTTGAAGAAGACAGTATTAGATGCAACAACTTGGTGGTATCTAGTAGACTGTTGGAGAGTATTCAAGAGGATCAGTTGAAGGATGTTGAGCTCCAGACATCAGCAAGTTTGATTGGCACTAAGCAAGGTAAGGATTTTACCTTGGAAGTTGATGGTCTACTGAGATTCAGAGGCAGGGTCTGTGTGCCCAATATTCCAAAGTTGAGGAGATTGATCCTTGAGGAGGGTCATCAAAGTCGTTTTAGCATGCATCCAGGCATGACTAAAATGTATCAGGACCTCAAGGAGTCTTTTTGGTGGTCTGGTATGAAGAGAGACGTGGCACGGTTCGTTGCTTCTTGTTTGACCTGCCAGAAAGCGAAAGTGGAGCATCAGAGGCCCGGAGGATTGTTGCAGCAACTGGAGATTCCTGAGTGGAAATGGGATAACATAGCTATGGACTTTGTTACCCATTTTCCACGCACATTTAGGAGCCACGATGTGATTTGGGTAATTGTAGATAGATTGACCAAGAGTGCTCATTTCTTGGCAATCAACCTGAAGATGTCTATGGCAAAGTTGGCACAACTTTACATTAAGGAGATCGTGAGACTACATGGCGTGCCTTCTAGTATCATTTCAGATAGAGACCCGCGATTTACTTCGAGCTTTTGGCAGACTCTTCAGAGTGAGATGGGTAGTAGGCTATAGATGAGCTCGGCTTATCATCCTCAAACGGATGGCCAGTCTGAGAGAACGATTCAGACACTCGAAGACTTACTTAGGACGTGTGTCTTGGACCATTTGGGAGCCTGGGATGAAGTATTACCATTGGTGGAGTTTACCTATAACAACAGCTACCAAGCGAGTATTAGTATGGCGCTATTTGAGGCTCTGTATGGGAGGCGCTGCAAGACGCCTCTATGTTGGTTTCAGGAAGGAGAGAAAGTATTTACTTGGCCAGAGTTGATTCAACAGACCACTGATAAAGTGAAGCTCATCCAGGAGAGGATGAGGGTGTCCTTGAGCGAGCAGAAATCTTATGCAAATCAACGACGCAGGCCATTAGAGTTTGCAGCTGGGGACCACGTTTTCCTTCGAGTGACTCCTACTACTGGTGTAGGAAGAGCCATTCAATCTAGGAAATTGTCTCCTAGGTATCTTGGCCCCTAGCAGATACTACGACACATAGGGCTAGTGGCTTATGAGATAACCATGCCACCTCAGTTGGCAAACTTGCATCCAGTTTTTCATGTATCCCAACTGAGGAAATACGTGTCTAATCCTTCTCACGTGCTAGAGGTTGATAATGTGCAAGTCAAGGAAGACCTCTCTATAGAGATGCACCCAGTTAGAGTAAATGAGAGGCTAGCCAAACAACCTAGAGGGAAGACTGTCCGGCTAATCAAAGTTATCTGGGATGATAGAACGGGCGACTCTACCTGGGAGCTAGAGGATGAAATGAGAAGATCCTATCCTAACCTATTCTCAGGTAAATCTAAATGAAGGAAAAAGGGGTTATTGGGCTCTAGTTATAGGTAGTCAGGCCCATCAGACTAAGGGCACATGACCTTGCAGGGGTCTTTCTCCAAAAAGTCAGTTTCCCATTCTCTCaactttcctcttctctttctagaaAGCAGAAAACTCTTTTTGCcctaaaacattttctctgccttctctctaaattcCCAACAAATTTAACTGTTCAATCTTTGAATAGGTGGTGCTCAAACGTTCACCGCGTCGAGAGCTCCGTAACGGACCGAACATTTTCTTGTTTCTACCGATAAGTTATCTTTCCCCTTTTTCTCCACTGTTTCTAGAACCTAGGGCATTGCTATTTTACTGAATGCATGTCACTAGAAGCGATCTATTTCAAATTTGTGTTAATTCTAGCGTAAAAAGCTAATTCTATCACCATTGGGTGATTTATAAGGGTGTCGTTGAAATTTAC from Vigna radiata var. radiata cultivar VC1973A unplaced genomic scaffold, Vradiata_ver6 scaffold_174, whole genome shotgun sequence encodes:
- the LOC106780239 gene encoding uncharacterized protein LOC106780239, with the translated sequence MLEIMLQTLQQQNVTLVQQNTIALQNLEAARVAAENARVSSEDTQRHFMEMLASDRPTPGASSSAAPVQEWNLESFLQHHPTRFTGKCSLDEADHWFRDMERIYEGKRCPDENKLAYTQYLLIGEAGHWWSSLKMILERNKTPSTWELFKTKFYTEYFPDSVRHDKEIEFLQLVQGNMTVVEYVDRFKHLLRFYSMAIDEEWQCRKFENGLRGDVKLLVKGLRIHEFPTLVEMARVXEKTKKEAEGXQSQPTRSGGPSGSRGGVSARRAPYSRPSLSSGSKGSSSQPSVQSGPARSSGTVRCFACGGPHYRNNCPHVNVARKRFRCGKEGNFAVECTSVIGTGP